One Hevea brasiliensis isolate MT/VB/25A 57/8 chromosome 5, ASM3005281v1, whole genome shotgun sequence genomic region harbors:
- the LOC110666135 gene encoding eukaryotic translation initiation factor 3 subunit A isoform X2, which yields MATFAKPENALKRAEELINVGQKQDALQALHDLITSKRYRAWQKTLEKIMFKYVELCVDMRRGRFAKDGLIQYRIVCQQVNVNSLEEVIKHFMHLSTEKAEQARSQAQALEEALDVDDLEADKRPEDLMLSYVTGEKGKDRSDRELVTPWFKFLWETYRTVLEILRNNSKLEALYALSRSFLLSELVSKGVLSCATQEVKDIYHLLEHEFLPLDLAAKVLPLLTKISKLGGKLTSASSVPEVQLSQYIPALEKLATLRLLQQVSQVYQMMKIESLSQMIPFFDFSVVEKISVDSVKHNFTSLKVDHMKSVILFTNVGLESDGLRDHLTIFAESLNNARAMIYPPAKNSSKLGEILPGLAEIVDKEHKRLLARKSIIEKRKEEQERQLLEMEREEESRRLQQQKKREEAEQKRLAAEIEQRKNQRILQEIEQRELEEAQALLEDVDKRSKRKGGKKPILEGAKVTKQTIMERALNEQLRERQEMEKKLQKLAKTMDYLERAKREEAAPLIEAAFQQQLVEEKAVHEREQQQEVELSRQHHDGDLREKIRLSRMLDNKMIFQETVVSRRQTEFDRQRAMRGERIKQIIQARKQEREAKRKKIFYVRSEEERLRKLREEEEAHKREEAERRRKEEAERKAKLDEIAEKQRQRERELEEKEKLRREALLGRTTDGPSEFPAGSLSEPGAAAAAAAAAAAAAAAPSPGKYVPRFRREREGSDQASPDSDRWSGGSSRQASDPERWSGGSTRQPPADAERWGSGGTKPPSDTDRWGSGGTRQPRADSDRWGIGTRPEDRNPPGDRWRSSSSKSTWSSSRPLAR from the exons ATGGCGACTTTTGCCAAACCAGAGAACGCTTTAAAGCGGGCTGAAG AGTTGATAAATGTGGGGCAAAAGCAAGATGCTTTGCAAGCACTGCATGATCTTATCACCTCAAAGAGGTACCGAGCATGGCAAAAGACACTTGAAAAGATCATGTTCAAATATGTGGAGCTTTGTGTTGACATGCGGAGGGGAAGGTTTGCAAAGGATGGTTTAATACAGTATCGCATAGTGTGCCAACAAGTAAATGTAAATTCCTTGGAGGAGGTAATCAAGCATTTCATGCATCTCTCCACTGAGAAAGCTGAACAAGCTCGTAGTCAGGCTCAAGCCCTAGAAGAAGCTCTGGATGTTGATGATCTTGAAGCAGATAAGAGACCAGAAGACCTGATGCTGAGTTATGTCACTGGAGAGAAGGGAAAGGATAGGTCTGATCGTGAACTTGTTACCCCTTGGTTCAAGTTTCTGTGGGAGACCTATAGAACTGTGCTTGAAATATTACGAAACAACTCGAAGTTGGAGGCATTATATGCG CTGTCAAGGTCATTCCTTCTGTCAGAACTG gtttCCAAAGGTGTATTGAGCTGTGCGACACAGGAAGTAAAAGATATTTACCATCTATTGGAGCATGAGTTTCTCCCACTAGATCTTGCAGCAAAAGTTCTGCCATTACTAACAAAAATTTCAAAACTTGGCGGAAAACTTACATCAGCTTCCTCTGTGCCAGAAGTGCAACTATCTCAATATATTCCTGCCCTTGAAAAGCTTGCTACCCTGAGGTTGCTTCAACAG GTGTCTCAAGTGTATCAGATGATGAAAATCGAGAGTTTGTCTCAGATGATCCCCTTCTTTGATTTTTCTGTTGTTGAGAAGATTTCTGTTGATTCTGTCAAACATAATTTCACATCTTTGAAAGTTGACCATATGAAGAGTGTCATATTGTTCACTAATGTG GGTCTTGAATCGGATGGACTGAGAGATCATCTTACAATTTTTGCTGAATCCTTAAATAATGCAAGGGCCATGATATATCCTCCAGCAAAGAATTCTTCAAAGCTAGGTGAAATTTTACCTGGATTAGCTGAGATTGTGGATAAGGAACACAAGAGACTCCTTGCTCGGAAATCAATTATTGAAAAGAGGAAGGAAGAACAAGAACGACAACTCTTGGAAATG GAACGAGAGGAAGAGTCAAGAAGGCTGCAACAACAGAAGAAAAGAGAAGAGGCAGAGCAGAAGAGGCTTGCAGCTGAAATTGAGCAAAGGAAGAACCAAAGGATCCTCCAGGAAATAGAGCAGCGAGAACTTGAAGAAGCACAGGCTTTGCTTGAGGATGTTGACAAGCGAAGTAAAAGGAAGGGGGGAAAGAAGCCAATTTTAGAAGGA GCGAAAGTGACAAAGCAAACTATAATGGAAAGGGCTTTAAATGAGCAGCTCAGGGAGAGGCAGGAAATGGagaagaaattacaaaaactagctAAAACAATGGATTATTTGGAAAGAGCAAAGAGAGAAGAGGCAGCTCCATTGATTGAGGCTGCTTTCCAGCAACAGTTGGTGGAAGAGAAGGCCGTTCATGAACGGGAGCAGCAG CAAGAGGTTGAACTAAGCAGGCAGCACCATGATGGTGACCTCAGGGAAAAGATTAGGCTGTCTCGAATGCTGGACAACAAG ATGATATTCCAGGAAACAGTGGTGAGCCGGCGGCAAACTGAGTTTGACCGGCAGAGAGCAATGAGGGGAGAAAGAATCAAACAAATCATTCAAGCCCGAAAACAAGAGAGGGAGGCCAAGAGGAAGAAAATATTTTATGTGAGGTCTGAAGAAGAAAGACTGAGAAAGTTGCGTGAAGAGGAGGAAGCTCACAAGCGTGAAG AAGCTGAGAGACGAAGGAAAGAAGAAGCTGAACGTAAGGCAAAGTTAGATGAGATTGCTGAGAAGCAGAGGCAGAGAGAGCGAGAactagaagaaaaagaaaagctaAGGCGAGAAGCTCTCTTGGGGAGAACAACTGATGGGCCTTCTGAATTTCCTGCTGGGTCCCTTTCAGAGCCTGGGGCTGCCGCTGCAGCTGCTGCTgcagctgctgctgctgctgctgcaccATCCCCTGGAAAATATGTGCCAAGGTTCCGGCGAGAAAGAGAAGGCTCAGACCAGGCTTCTCCAGATTCTGACAGATGGAGTGGAGGAAGCAGTAGGCAGGCTTCTGATCCCGAACGGTGGAGTGGTGGGAGTACCAGGCAGCCACCTGCGGATGCAGAACGGTGGGGCAGTGGGGGCACCAAGCCTCCTTCAGACACTGATCGATGGGGCAGTGGCGGCACTAGGCAGCCTCGTGCAGATTCTGATCGCTGGGGCATTGGCACAAGGCCTGAGGATCGCAACCCGCCTGGTGATAGGTGGCGTAGCAGCAGCTCAAAGTCCACTTGGTCATCATCTAGGCCACTGGCACGCTGA
- the LOC110666135 gene encoding eukaryotic translation initiation factor 3 subunit A isoform X1, with amino-acid sequence MATFAKPENALKRAEELINVGQKQDALQALHDLITSKRYRAWQKTLEKIMFKYVELCVDMRRGRFAKDGLIQYRIVCQQVNVNSLEEVIKHFMHLSTEKAEQARSQAQALEEALDVDDLEADKRPEDLMLSYVTGEKGKDRSDRELVTPWFKFLWETYRTVLEILRNNSKLEALYAMTAHRAFQFCKQYKRTTEFRRLCEIIRNHLANLNKYRDQRDRPDLSTPESLQLYLDTRFEQLKVATELELWQEAFRSIEDIHGLMCMVKKTPKPSLMVVYYAKLTEIFWISSSHLYHAYAWFKLFTLQKSFNKNLSQKDLQLIASSVVLAALAVAPYDRTHGASHLELENEKERNLRMANLIGFNLELKLESREVLSRSFLLSELVSKGVLSCATQEVKDIYHLLEHEFLPLDLAAKVLPLLTKISKLGGKLTSASSVPEVQLSQYIPALEKLATLRLLQQVSQVYQMMKIESLSQMIPFFDFSVVEKISVDSVKHNFTSLKVDHMKSVILFTNVGLESDGLRDHLTIFAESLNNARAMIYPPAKNSSKLGEILPGLAEIVDKEHKRLLARKSIIEKRKEEQERQLLEMEREEESRRLQQQKKREEAEQKRLAAEIEQRKNQRILQEIEQRELEEAQALLEDVDKRSKRKGGKKPILEGAKVTKQTIMERALNEQLRERQEMEKKLQKLAKTMDYLERAKREEAAPLIEAAFQQQLVEEKAVHEREQQQEVELSRQHHDGDLREKIRLSRMLDNKMIFQETVVSRRQTEFDRQRAMRGERIKQIIQARKQEREAKRKKIFYVRSEEERLRKLREEEEAHKREEAERRRKEEAERKAKLDEIAEKQRQRERELEEKEKLRREALLGRTTDGPSEFPAGSLSEPGAAAAAAAAAAAAAAAPSPGKYVPRFRREREGSDQASPDSDRWSGGSSRQASDPERWSGGSTRQPPADAERWGSGGTKPPSDTDRWGSGGTRQPRADSDRWGIGTRPEDRNPPGDRWRSSSSKSTWSSSRPLAR; translated from the exons ATGGCGACTTTTGCCAAACCAGAGAACGCTTTAAAGCGGGCTGAAG AGTTGATAAATGTGGGGCAAAAGCAAGATGCTTTGCAAGCACTGCATGATCTTATCACCTCAAAGAGGTACCGAGCATGGCAAAAGACACTTGAAAAGATCATGTTCAAATATGTGGAGCTTTGTGTTGACATGCGGAGGGGAAGGTTTGCAAAGGATGGTTTAATACAGTATCGCATAGTGTGCCAACAAGTAAATGTAAATTCCTTGGAGGAGGTAATCAAGCATTTCATGCATCTCTCCACTGAGAAAGCTGAACAAGCTCGTAGTCAGGCTCAAGCCCTAGAAGAAGCTCTGGATGTTGATGATCTTGAAGCAGATAAGAGACCAGAAGACCTGATGCTGAGTTATGTCACTGGAGAGAAGGGAAAGGATAGGTCTGATCGTGAACTTGTTACCCCTTGGTTCAAGTTTCTGTGGGAGACCTATAGAACTGTGCTTGAAATATTACGAAACAACTCGAAGTTGGAGGCATTATATGCG ATGACAGCGCATCGAGCTTTCCAATTCTGCAAACAATACAAGCGGACAACAGAATTTAGGCGACTATGTGAGATCATCAGAAACCATTTAGCAAACCTCAATAAATATAGGGATCAAAGGGACCGGCCTGATCTGTCCACCCCAGAGAGCTTGCAGCTGTACCTTGATACACGATTTGAGCAACTGAAAGTTGCTACTGAGCTTGAACTCTGGCAG GAAGCTTTTCGGTCGATAGAAGATATTCATGGATTAATGTGCATGGTCAAAAAGACTCCTAAGCCATCTTTGATGGTGGTGTACTATGCCAAGCTTactgagattttctggatatcaTCAAGTCATCTTTATCATGCATATGCATGGTTCAAACTTTTTACACTTCAGAAAAGCTTCAATAAAAACTTAAGCCAGAAGGATTTACAGTTGATAGCCTCATCTGTTGTGTTGGCTGCACTAGCAGTTGCTCCTTATGACCGCACACATGGCGCATCTCATCTGGAACTTGAAAATGAAAAAGAGCGCAATTTGAGGATGGCCAATCTAATCGGGTTCAATCTAGAGCTAAAACTTGAGAGTAGGGAAGTG CTGTCAAGGTCATTCCTTCTGTCAGAACTG gtttCCAAAGGTGTATTGAGCTGTGCGACACAGGAAGTAAAAGATATTTACCATCTATTGGAGCATGAGTTTCTCCCACTAGATCTTGCAGCAAAAGTTCTGCCATTACTAACAAAAATTTCAAAACTTGGCGGAAAACTTACATCAGCTTCCTCTGTGCCAGAAGTGCAACTATCTCAATATATTCCTGCCCTTGAAAAGCTTGCTACCCTGAGGTTGCTTCAACAG GTGTCTCAAGTGTATCAGATGATGAAAATCGAGAGTTTGTCTCAGATGATCCCCTTCTTTGATTTTTCTGTTGTTGAGAAGATTTCTGTTGATTCTGTCAAACATAATTTCACATCTTTGAAAGTTGACCATATGAAGAGTGTCATATTGTTCACTAATGTG GGTCTTGAATCGGATGGACTGAGAGATCATCTTACAATTTTTGCTGAATCCTTAAATAATGCAAGGGCCATGATATATCCTCCAGCAAAGAATTCTTCAAAGCTAGGTGAAATTTTACCTGGATTAGCTGAGATTGTGGATAAGGAACACAAGAGACTCCTTGCTCGGAAATCAATTATTGAAAAGAGGAAGGAAGAACAAGAACGACAACTCTTGGAAATG GAACGAGAGGAAGAGTCAAGAAGGCTGCAACAACAGAAGAAAAGAGAAGAGGCAGAGCAGAAGAGGCTTGCAGCTGAAATTGAGCAAAGGAAGAACCAAAGGATCCTCCAGGAAATAGAGCAGCGAGAACTTGAAGAAGCACAGGCTTTGCTTGAGGATGTTGACAAGCGAAGTAAAAGGAAGGGGGGAAAGAAGCCAATTTTAGAAGGA GCGAAAGTGACAAAGCAAACTATAATGGAAAGGGCTTTAAATGAGCAGCTCAGGGAGAGGCAGGAAATGGagaagaaattacaaaaactagctAAAACAATGGATTATTTGGAAAGAGCAAAGAGAGAAGAGGCAGCTCCATTGATTGAGGCTGCTTTCCAGCAACAGTTGGTGGAAGAGAAGGCCGTTCATGAACGGGAGCAGCAG CAAGAGGTTGAACTAAGCAGGCAGCACCATGATGGTGACCTCAGGGAAAAGATTAGGCTGTCTCGAATGCTGGACAACAAG ATGATATTCCAGGAAACAGTGGTGAGCCGGCGGCAAACTGAGTTTGACCGGCAGAGAGCAATGAGGGGAGAAAGAATCAAACAAATCATTCAAGCCCGAAAACAAGAGAGGGAGGCCAAGAGGAAGAAAATATTTTATGTGAGGTCTGAAGAAGAAAGACTGAGAAAGTTGCGTGAAGAGGAGGAAGCTCACAAGCGTGAAG AAGCTGAGAGACGAAGGAAAGAAGAAGCTGAACGTAAGGCAAAGTTAGATGAGATTGCTGAGAAGCAGAGGCAGAGAGAGCGAGAactagaagaaaaagaaaagctaAGGCGAGAAGCTCTCTTGGGGAGAACAACTGATGGGCCTTCTGAATTTCCTGCTGGGTCCCTTTCAGAGCCTGGGGCTGCCGCTGCAGCTGCTGCTgcagctgctgctgctgctgctgcaccATCCCCTGGAAAATATGTGCCAAGGTTCCGGCGAGAAAGAGAAGGCTCAGACCAGGCTTCTCCAGATTCTGACAGATGGAGTGGAGGAAGCAGTAGGCAGGCTTCTGATCCCGAACGGTGGAGTGGTGGGAGTACCAGGCAGCCACCTGCGGATGCAGAACGGTGGGGCAGTGGGGGCACCAAGCCTCCTTCAGACACTGATCGATGGGGCAGTGGCGGCACTAGGCAGCCTCGTGCAGATTCTGATCGCTGGGGCATTGGCACAAGGCCTGAGGATCGCAACCCGCCTGGTGATAGGTGGCGTAGCAGCAGCTCAAAGTCCACTTGGTCATCATCTAGGCCACTGGCACGCTGA
- the LOC110673133 gene encoding uncharacterized protein LOC110673133, with product MQDARNGRRGGLLGHSQSRQLPVQDEPNDQLDQSTQGQPQVPSRSTGRSTPDPEGSTTSTQHRATPPPPPPPPITPSSEPAIGSTSGHEVPLHPSEECAKKMKNIFKERMDPEGHYWKIITPETKEFYWDEFQKYFDWQEVTPLVKEAWRRKAAERYKALMCNVRKGKSKVIVPNSTMQKWKEAWSSPEFKAKSHQFTANRCSEIGGVGAGISRHTGGSVSHATHADRMEAQLGRRPFPYELFHKTHTRKGTSDMVDSRAQSIKDAFLALKEQSSQPQEGCSDPPIVDEVALYYQVMGGEKKNRVYGIGSQASIFYPSSSHGSSSTASYCAQSEAMEEEIQQLHQIVATLKDSLVAMEERDRQRELMLEERYRQREQTLEERMQQMMQNMMAQMMRVQLLTPTPHATHQDDGREADSGDE from the exons ATGCAGGATGCGAGGAACGGTCGCAGGGGAGGTTTGTTGGGTCATTCACAGTCAAGGCAGTTACCTGTGCAGGATGAGCCCAATGATCAACTAGACCAATCCACACAGGGTCAGCCTCAGGTTCCTTCACGATCCACTGGGAGGTCGACACCAGATCCAGAGGGGTCTACTACTTCAACACAGCATCGAGctacacctccacctccaccgccACCACCTATTACCCCATCTTCTGAGCCTGCAATTGGATCAACCTCTGGTCATGAAG TACC GTTACATCCATCTGAGGAATGTGCTAAGAAGATGAAGAATATCTTCAAGGAGAGGATGGACCCAGAGGGGCACTATTGGAAAATTATCACGCCTGAAACAAAAGAGTTTTACTGGGATGAATTtcaa AAATACTTTGATTGGCAAGAGGTGACTCCACTAGTAAAGGAAGCTTGGAGGCGTAAGGCTGCAGAGCGCTATAAGGCCCTAATGTGCAATGTCAGGAAAGGAAAATCCAAGGTCATCGTGCCTAATAGTACAATGCAAAAATGGAAGGAGGCATGGAGTAGCCCAGAGTTTAAAGCTAAGAGCCATCAGTTCACTGCTAACCGTTGTAGTGAGATAGGGGGAGTTGGGGCAGGCATCTCTAGACACACAGGGGGTTCAGTTTCACATGCTACTCACGCAGATAGAATG GAAGCCCAGCTTGGCCGAAGACCTTTTCCTTATGAACTTTTTCATAAGACCCACACTAGGAAAGGCACCTCCGATATGGTTGATTCACGAGCGCAATCAATTAAG GATGCATTTTTGGCGCTTAAGGAGCAGTCGTCTCAACCACAAGAGGGGTGCAGTGACCCTCCTATTGTAGATGAGGTCGCACTATATTATCAAGTTATGGGGGGGGAGAAGAAGAACAGGGTTTATGGCATTGGATCTCAAGCATCAATTTTTTACCCTAGCTCATCACATGGATCATCTTCTACTGCATCCTATTGTGCTCAGTCAGAGGCAATGGAGGAAGAGATTCAACAATTGCATCAGATTGTTGCAACACTCAAGGATAGTTTGGttgcaatggaggagagagatCGACAACGCGAGTTGATGCTAGAGGAGAGATATAGACAACGTGAGCAGACACTGGAGGAGCGCATGCAACAAATGATGCAAAACATGATGGCACAAATGATGCGAGTGCAGCTTCTGACCCCAACTCCACATGCGACTCATCAAGATGATGGTAGAGAGGCTGATAGTGGTGATGAGTGA
- the LOC131180064 gene encoding uncharacterized protein LOC131180064, with the protein MGSDRRWMYARLKDGLLTSEFIEGIEQFITFAKQHPEWMDGDKLKCPCNHRKCQNRNYVDENTIRLHLMKHGFVPYYYKWILHGEPRTSNIDSENINVMIAESVQEVDNSTSNTYEQMVMDAAGPNFFQDVMEEPPNPSAQKLYDMLQATNQEVWPGCESHSQLSVVARMLNIKAEHHLSERCFDDICQLMKEVLPDENLMMKTFTRQRSWSKHWAYIEKIHCCTNGSKEMRWHAEHNHEDGVMRHCSDATTWKHFNKTHPSFAAEVRNEEYMFLTVIVPSPRNPKDKLDVYLQPLIAELKQLWEVGVETYDASKKNNFNMRVALLWTISDFPAYSMLSGWSTAGKTACPYCRGDSDAFTLTKGGKQSWFDNHRKFLLANHPFRRNKIAFRKNKIVTKSAPPILSGEEILEQIEHLGLMCVTDMGADENNSCKAKNTGWKRRSIFWDLPYWSTNMLRHNLDVMHIEKNVFENIFNTVMNVEGKTKDNAKSREDLKEFCHRPELERDMATGKYPKACYTLDKQSKAVYRHAKTKVVWDEKP; encoded by the exons GATGTATGCTAGGTTAAAAGATGGCCTATTGACCTCAGAATTCATAGAAGGTATTGAACAATTTATAACATTTGCTAAGCAACATCCAGAGTGGATGGATGGGGATAAACTGAAGTGTCCATGTAATCATCGAAAGTGTCAGAATCGTAATTATGTTGATGAGAATACAATTCGATTACATTTGATGAAGCATGGATTCGTACCATATTATTATAAATGGATTCTACATGGGGAACCCCGCACAAGTAATATTGATAGTGAAAACATAAATGTTATGATAGCGGAGTCTGttcaagaggttgataatagcaCAAGCAATACATATGAGCAAATGGTAATGGATGCAGCAGGTCCTAATTTCTTTCAGGATGTAATGGAGGAGCCTCCAAATCCATCAGCTCAAAAATTGTATGACATGTTACAAGCTACTAATCAAGAGGTGTGGCCAGGTTGTGAAAGCCATTCGCAGCTCTCAGTTGTTGCAAGGATGTTGAacatcaaggcagaacatcatttGTCAGAAAGGTGTTTTGATGACATTTGTCAACTTATGAAAGAGGTGTTACCGGATGAAAATTTAATGATGAAAACTTTTACAAGACAAAGAAGTTGGTCCAAGCATTGGGCCTACATTGAGAAGATTCATTGTTGTACTAATGGAT CGAAAGAAATGAGATGGCACGCTGAGCATAACCATGAAGATGGGGTAATGCGTCATTGTTCAGATGCAACTACATGGAAGCATTTTAATAAAACACATCCTTCATTTGCTGCTGAGGTTCGAAAT GAAGAGTATATGTTCCTAACGGTAATAGTTCCTAGTCCGAGAAACCCAAAAGACAAATTGGATGTGTACTTACAGCCCCTTAttgcagagttgaaacagttgTGGGAAGTTGGAGTTGAGACATATGATGCATCAAAGaagaataattttaatatgaGGGTTGCGTTATTATGGACAATAAGTGATTTCCCTGCATATTCAATGTTATCCGGCTGGAGCACAGCAGGCAAGACTGCTTGTCCATATTGTAGGGGCGATTCAGATGCATTCACATTGACAAAGGGTGGTAAACAATCATGGTTTGACAATCACCGTAAATTCTTACTAGCTAACCATCCTTTCAGACGGAATAAAATTGCTTTTAGAAAGAACAAGATAGTTACAAAAAGTGCTCCCCCCATTCTATCTGGTGAGGAAATTTTAGAACAAATAGAACATCTAGGATTAATGTGTGTCACAGATATGGGTGCAGATGAGAATAACAGTTGCAAAGCAAAAAACACGGGTTGGAAGAGACGGAGCATTTTTTGGGATTTGCCATATTGGAGTACTAACATGCTTCGCCACAACCTGGATGTCATGCATATAGAGAAAAAtgtatttgaaaatatttttaatactgtgATGAATGTTGAAGGGAAGACGAAGGACAATGCAAAATCAAGGGAAGATTTGAAAGAGTTTTGTCACCGACCTGAGTTAGAGAGGGATATGGCAACAGGAAAGTATCCTAAAGCATGTTACACATTAGACAAACAATCAAAAGCA GTGTATAGACATGCGAAAACTAAAGTTGtttgggatgaaaagccatga